One Gossypium hirsutum isolate 1008001.06 chromosome A11, Gossypium_hirsutum_v2.1, whole genome shotgun sequence genomic window carries:
- the LOC107946690 gene encoding uncharacterized protein gives MTKMDPQAFIRLSIGSLGLRIPGSALRSSKTGIRAFSSPCSCEIRLRGFPVQTTSIPLVSSPEATPDIHSIASSFYLEDSDVKALLTPGCFYNPHAYLEIIVFTGWKGPHCGVGVKRQQIGTFKLEVGPEWGQGKPVILFNGWIGIGKNKHESGKPGAELHLRVQLDPDPRYVFQFEDVTMLSPQIVQPRGSIKQPIFSCEFSRDRVAKVDPLGTYWTGSADSSDIETERRERKGWKVKIHDLSGSAVAAAFITTPFVPSTGCDWVAKSNPGAWLIVRPDICRPESWLPWGKLEAWRERGIRDSICCRFHLLSEAQDGAEVLMSEILISAEKGGEFFIDTDRQMRQGPTPIPSPQSSGDFSALSPIAGGFVMSCRVQGEGKSSKPLVQLAMRHVTCVEDAAIFMALAAAVDLSIEACKSFRRKIRIGSRHSL, from the exons ATGACAAAAATGGATCCTCAGGCTTTCATCAGGTTGTCAATAGGCTCTTTGGGTCTGAGGATTCCTGGATCAGCCCTGAGATCTTCGAAAACTGGAATCCGTGCATTCTCTTCACCATGTTCATGTGAGATACGACTCCGAGGTTTCCCTGTGCAAACAACATCTATTCCCTTAGTGTCCTCACCCGAAGCCACACCTGATATTCACAGCATTGCCTCCAGCTTTTATCTAGAAGACTCTGATGTGAAGGCTTTGCTGACCCCTGGCTGTTTCTATAACCCCCATGCTTATCTGGAGATCATTGTCTTCACAGGGTGGAAGGGTCCGCATTGTGGTGTTGGAGTCAAGAGACAGCAGATTGGGACATTCAAGTTGGAGGTGGGTCCTGAATGGGGTCAAGGGAAGCCGGTGATTCTTTTCAATGGATGGATTGGCATCGGCAAAAACAAGCATGAGAGCGGAAAACCAGGAGCTGAACTTCATTTGAGAGTACAACTCGATCCTGATCCAAGATACGTGTTTCAGTTTGAAGATGTGACCATGCTGAGTCCTCAGATAGTACAGCCTCGAGGTTCCATCAAGCAACCAATTTTTAGTTGCGAATTTAGTCGAGACAG GGTAGCAAAGGTGGACCCATTAGGCACTTATTGGACAGGTTCAGCTGACAGTTCAGACATAGAGACGgagagaagagaaaggaaaggatgGAAGGTGAAGATACACGATCTCTCTGGGTCGGCTGTTGCGGCAGCCTTCATAACCACTCCTTTTGTTCCATCAACAGGTTGTGATTGGGTTGCCAAGTCCAACCCTGGAGCTTGGTTGATTGTTCGTCCTGATATTTGCAGGCCAGAGAGTTGGCTGCCTTGGGGAAAGCTTGAGGCGTGGCGTGAGCGTGGCATCAGAGACTCTATTTGCTGCCGGTTTCACTTGCTGTCCGAAGCCCAAGATGGAGCTGAGGTTCTCATGTCCGAGATACTCATTAGTGCCGAAAAGGGTGGGGAATTTTTCATCGATACTGACCGACAAATGCGGCAGGGACCAACTCCAATACCCAGTCCGCAAAGCAGTGGAGACTTTTCAGCATTAAGCCCAATTGCCGGTGGTTTCGTAATGAGCTGCAGAGTCCAAGGGGAAGGTAAGAGTAGCAAGCCATTAGTGCAGCTAGCTATGCGGCATGTGACTTGTGTGGAGGATGCTGCGATTTTCATGGCACTTGCAGCAGCTGTTGACCTGAGCATTGAGGCATGCAAGTCTTTCCGAAGAAAGATAAGGATAGGGTCCCGCCAttctttatga